Within the Megalops cyprinoides isolate fMegCyp1 chromosome 10, fMegCyp1.pri, whole genome shotgun sequence genome, the region ATGGACTGGCAATTGTGCGTAAGGTAGGATGGCAGCGCACGCTCCCGCACCTGTCAGCAATACTGTTCTCCAGGCATTCCAGACCCTGCTGGACTCCTTCCGTTGGTTCCTTTGGGGCACAGCCACTATCCTGGGAATGCCAGCAGGATTTGAGCAGAGTCCTAAGAGTAGACTGCAGTGCACAGGGCAAAGAAATCGCAGTGAGTGGATGAACTCGGGGGAAAATTAGAAAGACCTTCGGTGCAGGTGTTCATCCAAATGGAGTCATATAGAAATACATGAAAAGAAGTCACCATTACCAGCATCCATGACCTGGGAAATGCCCTGGGGTGTACCACAGCCTCCAGTCACAGCCCCCaccaacctccccccccccagcaccaccaATGCTGCCACTACTaccaaaattcaaaattctgtTCTGTCACACTCACAGCTTCTTGCACTATCAGGACCCTGACAAAGCCCACAGTAAGTGATTGGCAGGCACACCCGGCCGGGTTCCTGTTAGCCCAACACCCAGTGTTAAACTCGACCAATGGGAAGTGCCCTGCTAGGCAGCTGATGAGTCATCAGCTATCAGCTTACAAGCACTGGATCTCCTCCGCTGTGTAACATAACCAGTGAGAGTAAACTGTAACAGGCGAGCGTGGGTCACTCTGACAACTCTAACTTCAGGGGTGTGAGCACAGCAGCGAAGATGTCGCAAATGGTGTACCAGCACCCACAATGGAAGCAAAGCTCAGAGCTCCCATGACATTACTATCATGAGTACCAGATGAGTTGATGCATGTCATTAGCTGCCAGTGGTCTTTATTTCCAGACAtggtccccctccccccttaaACAGCTTCTGTATCCACGCCTGAAGCAAATCTTCTGCCTTAGTCAATACCTTAAAAAAACAATCTCACTGCATAAATGTAGAGAACACCAAAAACAGTATCTCAACAGTGGTCAGTCGTGTGGGAACTGGCTGACCCAATTATGTGGCAGTTAACCCTTATGTTCAGAGGACTTTGTGAACAGGTGAAGGGGGGGCGGCGTTTTGAAGTGAAGTTACCACAATGTGTCTGGTTAGTACATTCAGCAGGGTGTTTAATAATTGGCTGTGTAAATTTACAGTTTCCCCAAAACTGCTGAATTGCACACTGAACCACTACACCATCACCTACTCTGAACGGAAGAGAGTAATGATCTAATGAAACAtaaaagaacatgaaaacacaacCAGTATAATATTTTCTCTCTAAGCTGAATGGGTATTTCAAAATCCTGCCTGTAAACAATTCCTAAGCCATAAACTGGGGCTCTAACAGCTTGCATCTGTGGTCTGTGGTCTGTATTGGCTGATGAAGGAAAGTGACGTTACTACAAACACTGTCGAAATGGAATCAATAATTCATTGTGAGTTTGGCTAATCAGCTGAGAAACAACCATTTGTTACAGCAAAAAATGTCCGCCCATTTAATTAAATCTTCAGAAAGGGGCAGTGCAACAGGTGGGCAATTCGTCAGCAGACGGTTAGATTGAGAGAATTAATTAACATAATGAAGCAAGAGAAGAGGGACAGCGGACAGTGAGGGAGCTATTTATGAGTACCTGCtcactttaatttatttaccaACATCATTATGCATTTTCAGGGACTCCTGTGTGATAATGAAGAGAGACTGTGGAAATTTAAAATACTGCAGCATATCACTGCGTTGTTATTGCATGAGCTGAAAAAGTTTCAATGAGTTTTGGGAATTCCGGCATAATATTAACTGGTAAGTCATTGATCCACAACTGTTACCGAGTGAAGACTGACAAATTAGAGAGGTTTATCAGGTAGACGTCAGTCTTACTCCGCTGATTGCCAGGAATATAATTTACTGTTTGGGTCAGTGTAACAAATTGATTCTGCATTAGTAATCCTTGATAGGTTACCCAAATCAAATGGATTCCAGACATATGCCCTTCAAAGAAAAGTTACAAGGGTTCCCTCAGTCAAAAAAGATtgattgttgttgttctgtCCACATTGCTACTATATTAGTGTCAATAGTGGCAGCAATGTAGTTGCGTAAAACTAGAAGAAATTATGGGACAGTTAAAATATTGCCATTGCACGCATAGATCGTGCTCAACtgattaaaaacactgaaagacatGAGTAGATGGATGTAGAAAAGGGGACAGATGGACAACCAAGATAAAGTACATGAGACATGATCTATGGAAAGaacatataatatattttgtgtaaccttaccccccccccccccccccccccccactctctctcagcCAATCCATTCTCATGTACTTTAGTGTCCAGTCTGTCTGTAAGCCTCttccaccctctctcctctttgccTATTTTGGCATGCCCGTGCCAGGTATTTGTTCAAATTCCTCACACCCTGCAGGGATAGGTATGTCCCCCGCCCTCCGGCTCTCTCTTTTAcaggctgtctctgtctgtctgtgtacttccacacagacacacagcccccacacaccctcccacaTGGGCTGATTGGTTAAGAGTTTACTGATTACCACTcacctaataataataataataataataataatcattgaaagtgattattattgttgttggagtaataataataacctcaAGAATAAGACAGATTTCAATGGCCCTTTGCAACACAGTTCAAATGGGTGAAAATGCAATTTCTTTGATTTACAGTGACacaaaagatattttaataCCATAGACAGAAGTAGCtgtgttattgttatcattGGGTGAGGTATTGCATTAGTTATTGCACTGGTTCATGAAATGACAGTGTATTACGATCTCCCACTGTCGTGTCAGTGGGTCCACCACATGTTCTTTTTCCACTGGACAGGATCTCCATGTGAGTCATCCTGATCTTACTGGAAGGAGCATGTGCTCAAACCTTAGCTAACTTTATTGGCCTGAGAAAACTGAGCCTTAATTCATTGACTAGACAGTGATTGAATGTAAGTAGTCTTTATTAGTTTAGGAGTTTAAAGCACCCTAGGACTGCAATTCTGTACAATCTGCTCTAAgactatttatatattttacttgtaaaataattactttaagtatcaataattattgttattattacaatgtaattaacaTCTACTAATTAACAATCTGCTAAATTTTTCCACCAGTGTTTCATGCCATACCATTTTGATATCTTTATTTTAGACACGaacaacatatttaaatataaattctaTTATTGGAATTTTCATATATTACACTTTTGCTATCATAGGCATatagaacatttatttattttgtaatgtgtaatattatattatatttctaAGTATCCTACGGCAATGGTTAATAGTCAGGGGTGTTccattgttttaaattgaatttcttGAACGGAACACTCAGAAGCACCCATATTAACCTTATTCACAGTTTGCCAATTGTAATCAGGAGAGCACATAAAATATTCACCAGTATTAGTTAAGCGGTTCAGCTGTGAGTGCAACTATAGTTGTAGCTGTGGATGGGTTTTCATTAATCTCAGCTTTCTGTAGCATAAATGCAATTGCAGACTAGGGAGCAATATTAAGTGCTGCCATCCACAAATGCATCTGAATAGATGGGCATGAGATGTTCACTGTTATTTGCTTTTGAGTCTTACATTACTATATTGGGgaaattatttaattgtaaataatGTACTTGTAAGTGACTTCATATACTGcagttaaaaaatataaaggTATTGAATTGGTTTACTGATGTTTTAAGTCTAAGATACATGGAAAGAAATTTACAAAATTTCTGGATAATTACATTGCAACCATTTTCTCTGAAACACGTTGACATCTCAAAGGTGCCTTGTTCATTAATtgtgtatgaatatttaaacTCGAGCCTCAAATCCTAGTGGACCTTCTGTGATATGTGATATAACCAGCATCTAAAATTAGATGAAAATGTGGTTATCCTTTACTGAAAGATGGGACAGATCGTTAGGATAACAACATAAGACAGGTTCTTGTCAATCCATATGGTATTATGCAGCACTTACATTTAAAACTGTGTTATGGAGTTGTTAAGACTCCATCAAACATTCTACAGATTAAACATTAACGCATCCGTTGTGTATATCCTTAATGTAGCTGCAGTAGCCTTACTCCCTTCTCAAGGTAATGTTATTCTAGCTGTCTGAAGTGATAAAAATCTGCCAAATCCCCACTCACCAGCACGAAATGTAGAATTTGTGTCATATGTAGTAGCCTACGATCAGTTTTTAGTCagttatttatgaatgaataaattatttaccGAAGATAAATAGGAGAATGCCAATTGCCCTTAAATAAACTTAGGTATATTGTAACTATATCGAGCAGTTTGAACAAGTAATGTCGAAGAGGCTCATAATTTCCCGTTCTATTATCTCACGTTAAACAACGGAAACAAATGACAATTATTATGCATATTCTGTGTACTTTGTCGTGACAGCTACAGTTTTATATCGCGCTATAATAAGTAATCACAAAGACATAAATACcataaaatggcaaataaaaagCATGCCAGCATGATTTTCAAAATAACAGGTTACAGATGAATTGGGCTTAGGCCTCTAGAGAATTAAGGAGTCGTTAACTCTCAAATGACCGTCGTTACACTTATAAGGTATAAGCCGACAAGCGAAAAaataagcacacagacacatgttcTCCTTTCACGCGCGCGCGCGGACATACGGAGACACATGAAGAGAGTGGgcgagagaggaagaaaggtacagagagagagagaccaggaggACACCAGCTGAGTCACTTTTAAGAGTTAGAGAACTCCCTTTCTCGCTCCAATAAGAATatctacatatatatttgttaaaGATACGCACTCAAAGGTGGAAATTACAAGAGGAAAGCGGACAATAGACTGATCTAATTTCTTCACTGTGCCGGAAGATGGAAATAGGCACTTCTGAAGACAAGCCAGCTCATCGGAGCAACGCAGAATTCTATGGATTATTTTTCAGCAATCAGACCACATTTTGAGGTACAAATATGCAAATCAACAGATGATAAAATGTATACTTTTCAAATACCGTCATTCATGCAACTGCCAGTTGAAAATTGCCAACTGACATCGATATATTAATTATGGGCAAAATTATATCttataatgttttttgtaaatatgtgtacattgtgtgtgctgAATTGTTTATTTAGGAAGGAGTAGAGTGTACTCATTTGTGGCTGTTGGAGTTAAATACTTCATTATTATGTGAACAGCATTCAATTTTCGCCTCCTGTTATCAATGCTGGCTTCCTCCTCTTTTTATAgatacatttaaattcatacaTGTGCATTTAAATTACCAAGTTATAGTTCTAGATGTCGGTTTCATTTCGTTCTACTCTGTGTTAAGGACCATGTCTTGTGTGCAGTTCAGAGAGTACCGTATagattttatttgaatttatctCTATTACTTGATTGAATTCTGCCGGTAACTGACGCGTTGAGCGCATGTGATCCATTTTCCATACAGTGATATGGAATTACAATAATTGTAGTTATAAACGTTAAGAACCGGAATTTTCAAGAATATCATTGGGTAAGCATAAGGAGAACATAAAGTAAGATTTGTCGCTTGGGCAATTTTAGGTGTCAACTGCAGTTGCgtgaccttttttttccagttaggaatgaattgacaaaaatgacagatttgaaacattattataattacaataaatactaaataccTCTTAGTTTTAATAATCATGCATCTAATGTGTTAACATTTGTAGAGACCCATTAAAACCTGAGGGATTTTGGCTCTGCAGGGGTAAGGTTTGCAACCCCTCCAGTTCAACAGTAGCTCTTAACCCCAGTGCAAGGGGGTCACCATATGTCAtctactttttttccccagctacCCCCTGTAGCTCCTTTGATGTTCACCCATATGAAGTTACAGCTTTCAAGTTACTAAAAATTTGAAAAGGGGACTCAAGATTTGGAGTCCCTCAAATAAGAGTAGCAATTTCCATGTAGGACTGCATAGAATAATGGCCAAAAGTGCACACAACCATGAGACACAGAGATTTAGATTATAACTACTGTTGAGTGTCCATGATGGAAGCAACAACACTTACCACTATACCAATCGTAATCCTGACAAATATGATTGTTGTTGCAATTATAAATGAGGCACTATCTTGTCAGATTTTTTGTTTCACCTCTCCAGGGTAGCAAACCCAAGGAATTTCACAAGTCGGTGTGGAATATGTTCTGTAACGTTTAAATATGTGGTGACAGCATGATGCTTGGCTCCTGGCACTCCCTCGGACTGCGTCTGGTGTCTGAGAGTAGAGACAGGGACGCATAAATCAGAAACCAGACCCAAacgtgtgccccccccccccccccccccacacatctTCACCTCAAGGCCCAGCCTGGTAATGTTTGTCCTTCCATTCTCTGCCACAATAGCATCTCTGCCAAGCATCCGTAACATTTTGTCCCCACGCGCTGTACTCCTCAGCCTGACATTGGACAGGTTTCACTCCCTGCTGTGCGGCCAATAATTCAGTGCACGCAACCGCACAGCTGAATTCACTCCCCGCCCCGGACAGGGGAAAAAGTGACAAGTCTCTTGGGTCTTCCAAGGTGAAGTGTGTCCAAAAACAACATCTCACTTCAGTGAATCCCTGTTAAACCTGTGTTGTGTCCAGTGGCAGAGGTTCTGTTTTACGTTTTGTTAAAACTGGCTCTTAGGTAAGTGAGTCTGTTGAGTGATTTACTCGTGTTTGACATTTCCATGAGCTAAAACCACAGTTTAAGGGTTAGGTGAGATTGAATTAAATGAAGCACTTTGGATGTAGGTTTTAACAAACTATTTGGGTAGATTATGCTAACTCGTATATTCCTCTCCATCTtcccttctctttttccctcattCATCTCCTACCATTCCTCACCCATTACCCCCAAATTAATAACAACTGCACCCCAATCCTGGCTAATTTAAACTATTCCCCTTTTTGGCAACTCTTAGTTCCCCTGAAAACCAACCCTTCCCCTATCCATCCTCTTACACTTGTGGTTATACCCATACTCTGAAACATAACCAATCACTAACCTTCATTTTTTACTGTTCACCTCCCAACCTTCTACATGGATCTCTCCAGTTCgatcccccactcccccactccTGCTGCctcccacaccctccctcttctccccaATTTCTcgctcccctcctcctcaccctccctgTCCCCTTCTCCGAGTCTAGCCTCCACGGCCCTCTTTTGCTCTGTGCTCTCCCTCATGTCTCTCCTTGGCATTGGGGGAAACCTCTACACTTTAGGGCTCCTATTGGGGCGACGCAGAGGGAGGAGACGTGGGGGACGCCGGTGCTGTTTAGGGTGGCCTTGCCATGCAAGCTCTTCTCCTCGCTCCCCATCCCCTTCCCTgtcctcttcctcgtcctctgCTTCTTCATCTCTCCACCTCCAGGTGTTGAGTCTAGCCCTAGCGGACCTCCTCTACCTCTCCACCGCGCCTTTCATCGTGTACGACAGCCTGGCCGCAGACTGGGCCTTCGGGGAGCTGGGCTGCCGGCTCCTGCTCAGCCTGGATCTCCTCACCATGCACGCCAGCATCTTCACGCTCACTGCAATGAGCCTGGACCGCTACAGGGCTGTCGCTGACCCACTggcagcctcctcctccccatcgCCAGGCCTGCTTCGAGTCGCCTTGGCCTGGGGGTTGGCGCTGGCCCTTAGCCTCCCCATGATGATCACTCTCCACCTGGAAGATGGGGAAAACCAGGAGGGCAAGCTATGCGTGCCGGCCTGGGATGAGCAGAGCTCCAAGGCCTACATGAGCGTTCTCTTCTGCACCAGCATCCTCGGCCCAGGACTGGCAATTGGGGCACTGTATACTGCTCTGGGCCGCCTGTACTGGGTCTCCCAAACCCAACCTCCCTGGGCAAACACAAGCAGCACCTACCCCCCCCGCGCACCCCGCCCTAAGGTCCTGCTGTTGATCCTGGGAATAGTTCTGGCCTTCTGGGCCTGCTTCCTCCCCTTCTGGATCTGGCAGCTGCTGCCCCTGTACCAACCAGAGGTGCTGAGGTCTGTCCCCACCAGCACTCAGGTTACCGTCAACAGAGTACTCACAAGCCTCACTTACGGGAACTCCTGTGTCAACCCCTTCTTCTACACCCTGCTCACCGGCAAACGAAAGCGCTCCAGGCAGACTCCCACGGCAGGAGCCCAGCTGTCCCCCAAGGGGAGTTCAATTCATTGATGTCTAAGAGCAAGACACTACTTGAAACCCCCTCATTGGCAGAGAAAGTGGGTGTATTTTTTCAGTGCCATCTTGGTCCAGCTGCTCAGTGATTCTAGAACCTTCTCACAGTGGTGAGGAAGTGTCTCACTTTTGGgattcacagacacagtctgAAGAAGTACTCCTACTTCAACCAATGGGAACAAGGCTGCATAgagacattttaatatttcttaaGTTTATGATTCATTCTGACTCATTCTCTGAAATATAGCTGTCAGTGTGGGCAAATACAAGGATGTTAAGGACAAAGAGAACTACAGAAGTAGTTACTTCCATTTTCAGCCCTATTTCCTTTTAACAAGGGACCATACCAGGTTTACAGTTCCTGCACTTGGtatagtttttaaaatgatccatatttcaaatttcatagcaaacacagacaattttgctgtgtttttcatccACTGACTAACCAAGACAGACTAAACCCAATATCCTTGAATGTCTGGAGGGAGTCATGCTTACACTACAGCTCCAGAGGAAGCTCAAAGGCAGAATCTAGTCTGTATACCGCTGTACATCCCAACCGGGAACTGACTCATCATTACTCCTTTAAACATGTCAACTGTGTGACTGGGGTCCACAATTGGTGAGGCTTCATGTGCCTGTAAAGGAGTTAGATGACACCCGTACGTTATGACTTATGGGAGACGTAGTTTGTGTGTATTCTGAATTGTTCAATGGTCATCATCCAATTGTACAGCATCAGGTCTGATGCTTGTATCATCATGTACTTCTACATAGGTGCTGATGAGGAAAGTTAGCTTTAAGAATTCACAATCCATTTCCTGTGATCCATATATTCCTTTTGGTATGGAGGGCATGGGGGATAAAGGATCACAATTCTTTCTCTTTACTTTCAAGACCAAACAGTTCCTCTGTACTTATAAGGTGCCTTCATTCATCAGGCTATTGAAaccatttttcttcaaaaatatgtgtttttgcatgtatttgaatttttatGATAATTCATGCAATATATTGCATGGTGATTACACAGTTATGTTTGTAAAGTTTGatcaatataatatataatcaaaaataaaaaataatgctttatATACTTCAATATAACTAATGATTTGAATTTTTGGGGGTTTTTGGGATTCCTGGCTTGAACCCGTTTGAACTGCCAAAGAACTCTAAGTTGCACTGCAGATAATGGTTTGTCAGTTTATGAGAACAGCAGATGACAGAACATGTGGAGACTACAGGCCAAACGTGCTGACTAGTCAGGAAGATATTTCAGTttgcataacacacacactttgtttgtgtgtctgtgtcagtgagtCTGAGATTTTGTGTCTTTCTCCTGGGCTGTTTGTATGGTCGTGTTGGATTGTCTACTTGGTTTTGTGCATTGGTGAGTCTcggcctgtctgtgtgtgaatggctttactgtactgtattaggGAACCTGCTGTTCTTTGACGCAGATGAACAAATATTGTTGTTTGACGGAGCGAAgtgaggtgggggagagagggaatgactGAGAGGCTGTGGTCAGAAATATGggtcagaaaataaatgcaaatagaGAAGGAGAACAATTGGATTCGTAAAGTCAGACAGCAAGGTAAATAGACTTAGTACACCTAAAGTTTTTCAGTAGAGTTTAAAAGAATGGAAGCAGAATCAACACATTTAACTCATAGCAACTCTTTTCTAGCAGAAGAAAAGACCATTTGTTATGTTATAATTTAGAGTGCACTCatccaaaatgaaaagaaaaacatttttggaggGAAAATCCTTGATTACTGTAAATTATAAATGAGGCATGCACTTCAGGAAAAGATCTACAGTCTTTACTGTTTTTTGCATCTAATCAATGAAAAGCCTTGACCAGCCCGGCAACTTGACCTAAAAGGGTTTTGAACATATACGCCATGATTACTTATTGGAGACTGGAAGGAGATGTGGTCTGAGCACATATTAGAAGATGTATGTAATACATACTGCAGaacaattcaatttaaagatATTCATTTGAGTTCATGAGAgctttaggtttttttttagctgcaACTGGTAGAAGCAGGCCTCTAAACGGTAGCGTCCCTCACTGGCCAAATCACTAAGTGTGTAGCTCCTGCAGTAACAGGGACCTCACTCCAGTGCAAACAGTTTAGCAAACTTATATCCAttgaacagtgcctgttcagCCCCTGTTATGAGTCTCCTTTAAGATagattcttttttcttctccatgCCTGCTTGTATGTCACACTTCAATGACTGAATGTTCagtgaaattaaaacacatatatttattcaaCTTAACAAAATATTGGAAAAGATGGTTGCCAATACGTCTTTCGTGAAAGTTTACATTTGTGGTTACTTTGCTCCAATGATAATACCACTTCAGCGTTCAGTAGACATTTTTTGAAGACTACAGGCTTGTCCTTTGGGAAAATGCTAGAAA harbors:
- the LOC118784431 gene encoding urotensin-2 receptor gives rise to the protein MDLSSSIPHSPTPAASHTLPLLPNFSLPSSSPSLSPSPSLASTALFCSVLSLMSLLGIGGNLYTLGLLLGRRRASSSLHLQVLSLALADLLYLSTAPFIVYDSLAADWAFGELGCRLLLSLDLLTMHASIFTLTAMSLDRYRAVADPLAASSSPSPGLLRVALAWGLALALSLPMMITLHLEDGENQEGKLCVPAWDEQSSKAYMSVLFCTSILGPGLAIGALYTALGRLYWVSQTQPPWANTSSTYPPRAPRPKVLLLILGIVLAFWACFLPFWIWQLLPLYQPEVLRSVPTSTQVTVNRVLTSLTYGNSCVNPFFYTLLTGKRKRSRQTPTAGAQLSPKGSSIH